The Puntigrus tetrazona isolate hp1 chromosome 19, ASM1883169v1, whole genome shotgun sequence genome has a segment encoding these proteins:
- the psmg2 gene encoding proteasome assembly chaperone 2 — MFIPSGEDVPSFKGFTLIMPAVSVGNVGQLAADLLISTLNMPRVGYFHTHCLTPMVGNNPYATSAEDAAQLSTGAEVYSHRDLKLAVLQIRTPIIQTKVKSFRKLMVSWIKSSGFLRSVLLSSSHSYHRDDQQLHGAPLRYLLTPALQKQEAPRVEELGWTEMERISAFPGISDSEQRLYIPGGGVTKALYTDCCTEGISMAVMLIFCSEGDNIPDAFALVNHLNDWLHLLEKPTQGSVQWRVPPSWRLLFGSGIPPLLF, encoded by the exons atgttcattccGTCGGGGGAGGATGTTCCTTCGTTTAAAGGCTTTACTCTGATAATG CCCGCTGTGTCCGTTGGAAACGTGGGGCAGCTCGCCGCGGATCTTCTCATCTCCACTCTGAATATGCCCCGAGTGGGGTACTTCCACACGCACTGCCTCACGCCCATGGTGGGAAACAACCCGTACGCCACCTCGGCCGAGGACGCGGCGCAGCTCAGCACCGGCGCCGAGG tgtaCTCTCACAGGGACCTAAAGCTGGCCGTGCTGCAGATCAGGACACCCATCATTCAG ACAAAGGTCAAGTCCTTCCGCAAGCTGATGGTTTCCTGGATCAAGAGCAGCGGGTTCCTCAGGAGCGTGCTGCTGTCCAGCAGTCACTCGTATCACAGAGACGACCAGCAGCTTCACGG CGCTCCTCTGCGGTACCTGCTGACCCCGGCTCTGCAGAAGCAGGAGGCTCCGAGGGTGGAGGAGCTGGGCTGGACGGAGATGGAGAGGATCAGCGCGTTTCCCGGGATCTCTGACTCAGAGCAGCGCCTCTACATTCCCGGAGGAGGAGTGACCAAAGCCCTTTACACGGACTG CTGCACAGAGGGCATCTCCATGGCAGTAATGCTGATCTTCTGCTCCGAAGGAGACAACATCCCCGACGCGTTTGCTCTTGTCAACCATCTCAACGACTGGCTTCATCTGCTGGAAAAACCT ACACAGGGGTCGGTGCAGTGGCGAGTTCCTCCGTCATGGAGGCTGCTGTTTGGCAGCGGTATCCCACCTCTTCTCTTCTGA